The nucleotide window GTGGTCAACACGCTGACGCTGCAGGAGCAGCCGCTGCAGGTGGGTGGACCTCAGCAGGGGGTTCTGGGTAAACCAGTCCAGTCGTTAGTGATGAGGCTCCTCACAGCCGGTTCTGGTCCAATCAGGTTTGCTCTGAGGAGACTCTGGATGAGATCCTGCAGCGGTACCTGCGCTACAACTGCCACGCTCGCAGCTACACCTGGAAACACGGCGGCGTGGTCCTGGACATGAGCCGGACGCTGAGCGACAACGACATCCCGGACCAGGACGGAGAGCTAGAGCAGCTCAGACTGGACCCAGACCACTACACTCCCGCCATCCTGCTCTACTTCAACGATGACCTGACGGAGCAGTGAGGACAGCACTGAAACAACGACCTGAAGGAGCCCCGCCCCCCGCCAATCAGCCAATCCCGTTTTAGCGTTAATCGTGTTCTTGTAGTCACCATCATAGGTCTGAGAACAAATCAACCGCCGAGGGGGTCCAAAGAGATCTGCAGTTCCTCTGTGGGTTCTGGACAATTGGAGCCGCAGTTCCTCTGTGGGTTCTGGACGGTTGGAGCTGCAGTTCCTCTGTGGGTTCTGGACGGTTGGAGCCGCAGTTCCTCTGTGGGTTCTGGACGGATGGAGCCGCAGTTCCTCTGTGGGTTCTGGACGGATGGAGCTGCAGTTCCCACTCTGACACTCCTGATAATAGACtcacaataaaagctgaacTCCTGCTGAGCGTTTGTTTCCTTACAGAGTCAAAGTCTGAGAGATCTTTTAGTGACGTTCTGAGAGTTTCAGGGTTCTGAAGGTTCTCGGGGTTCTGCTTTACTTTCAATGAGTCTAAAACTTTCAAGTATGTCCAGAAG belongs to Oryzias melastigma strain HK-1 linkage group LG18, ASM292280v2, whole genome shotgun sequence and includes:
- the LOC112141496 gene encoding cytochrome b5 domain-containing protein 1, encoding MVLGSVSPVLRYHTPRGRFLHVPPAGPCSDWDSDIGVPWWADRRYEVGLLSAKTRWIRVVNTLTLQEQPLQVCSEETLDEILQRYLRYNCHARSYTWKHGGVVLDMSRTLSDNDIPDQDGELEQLRLDPDHYTPAILLYFNDDLTEQ